CCGAAGTCACCATGCTGATGCGCTTCAGGGAAAGCCCCGAGCCGCAGCCGCCGGGCATGTGCGCGCCGGGTTCTGAAGACAAGGTGATGCACGCCAGCTTTCGCATCGGCGAGACCGAACTGATGGCCTCCGACGGCCGCGCCATGGGGCAGCCGGAGTTCAAGGGCTTTTCGCTGTCGGTTTCACCGGCAAGCGATGACGAAGCCCGCAAGCTGTTCAGCGCCCTGGGCGACGGCGGGCAGGTGCAGATGCCGCTGGACAAGACGTTTTTTGCCTCGTCCTTCGGCATGGTGGCCGACCGCTTCGGCGTGTCGTGGATGGTGATCGTGCCACTGGCGCCGGCCTGAACGCGGCGCCCAGCGGCTAAATGCCACCCCGCCAGCGGCGGCAACCAGCCGCCGGCGGGAATCCTGCGTTGCGCAGGAAAAAGCTTATTTGGCTGGAACAACGACGACCGTGTCGCCGCCGGTTTTGCCGGTCTCGCCCTTGGTGCCTTCAGCGCCGGTGGCGCCGGTTGCACCCGTTGCGCCGGTGTAGCCCGTAGAGCCCGTGGAACCTGCCGCACCCTCATTGCCCGTTGCGCCGGTCGCACCAGTCGCACCCGTTGCGCCGGGAACGGCAACCGTCGAGCCGGTTGAGCCGGTGGCGCCAGTGTCGCCGGTTGCTCCTGCCGGGCCAGCGGGACCGGGAACGACCACGACCGGCGCGGCGGCAGGCGGGGTCACGGTGGTTTTTTCGCAAGCGGTCAGGCCGAGCATTGCAACCAGTGCGGCGAGCAGTAATGAATATTTCATGGGGAGCCTTTGAGGTGAAGAGAAAGCCGCACCAAGTTTGATGTGTGCGTTGACAGTTTTTCTTGCCGCGACCTTTAACAGTCACTGACAAGCTGTAACCCTAATTTACTGAAAAAGTTGCATCGGAAATGTAGGACGTTTCCACGACTGTTCGTCGCCTTTGGGCGGGTACTGCGCGTGCAGGCGCGCCGTGCAGGCAGCGGCTGACGGCCTGAAGCGCCGCGCTTGAAACACAACACGGCAGCCTCACCTGTGTGGTTTTGAAAGCACGGTTCACGATGACTCAATCGCCCGCCTCCGCTAATGCCAGCACACCCGTCCTTCAGGTCAAGCCGCTCGGCTTTCCGTGGGAAACCCTCGACCCCTTCCTGTTTTGCGCCTACCACGACGACGCCTACCCGGCGGCCAATGGACAAATGGGGCCGGCCGCTTCGCTGGCGGGGCGCGACATCGGCCAGGACTTCAGCCGCAAGGACGGCTGGAGCATGTACCACGGCAGCGCGGTGCCGGGCTTTCCGGCGCATCCGCACCGGGGCTTTGAAACCGTGACCATAGCCCGCAAGGGACTGATCGACCACGCCGATTCGCTGGGCGCCATGGCGCGCTTCGGGCAAGGCGACGTGCAGTGGCTCACGGCCGGCCAGGGCGTCGTGCATTCGGAAATGTTTCCGCTGCTGGATGAAAAAGGCCCGAATCCGCTGGAGCTGTTCCAGATCTGGCTGAACCTTCCGGCCCGCAGCAAGATGGCCGCGCCCCGCTTCACCATGTTCTGGTCGCAGGCGATTGCGCGCCTGACGGCCCTTGATGCCGACGGCCGCGCGACCGAGGTGGCGGTCATTGCCGGCCGGCTCGACGCGCCGGACGCTGGCGTGGCCGAACCGCTGCCGCCGCCGCCCGACTCCTGGGCCGCGCAGCCTGACGCCGACGTGGCCATCTGGACGATTCGCATGGCGCCCGGCGCCCGCTGGACGCTGCCTGCCGCCAGCGGCAAGGACACCCGGCGCCAGCTGTATTTCTTCAAGGGCGCGTCGGTCGCGGTGGCGGGCCAGGCGGTCAGCCCGGCCAGCGCCATCGAGTTGCGCGCCAATGCCGCCGTGGAACTGGTCAACGGCCCCGGAGAGGCTGAATTCCTCTTGCTTCAGGGCCGGCCGATTGGCGAGCCGGTGGCGCAGTACGGCCCGTTCGTCATGAACACCCAGGCCGAGATTCGGCAGACGCTGGCCGACTACCAGCGCACGCAATTCGGCGGCTGGCCGTGGCCCGACAGCGCGCCGGTGCATGGACGGGAGCCGGCGCGGTTTGCGCGGCATCCCGGCGGCGCCGAGGAACGGCCCGCCGAAAGCGGCACGGCCAGCGATTCGGCAACGGCCTGACGGCGGGCCATCGCCTCCAGCGCAGCGGGCGTTGCGGGGCGGCACCCGGACTTGTGTCTTGTCCTACTTTTTCAGGCGTTATTGGATGGCAGTCTTTCAACCGCCGAAGTGTTTTCATGAATCAGGGAGATTTCCTGATGTGCGCAAGAAATAATCGGCACATGAACACACAGGTCACCCATGGAAACATTCATTACTTACGTGGTTGAAGACAATCCGACCGTCCTGTCCAATCTGATAGAAGCGCTGAGCGAGATAGCCCATGTGAAAGTCACCGCGCATTCGGCCACGCAGTCCGAGGCAAGCCAGTGGCTGGAACGGCATCACGCCAGTTGGCACCTGGCCATCGTCGATCTGTTTTTAAAGCAGGGCACGGGGCTGGGCGTGCTGGCGGCTTGCCGCAATCGCCAGCCGTACCAGAAAATGGTCCTCCTGACCAACTACGCCACGCCGGAAATCCGGCTGCGGTCGGTCGCGCTGGGGGCTGACGCGGTCTTTGACAAATCGACCGAACTCGACGGCCTGCTGGCCTACTGCATCAAGCAGACCCACAAGCTCATGCTGGAAAATGGCCAGGAGACGCAGCGCAACGTCCTTTCACACCCGCGCCAGTCGAACTAGCAAAGGGCACGGTGGTCGCCTGAAGCATCCAGCCTGGTTTTGCTATTAAATATATAGCTGCATGTGCAATACCAGCGTGCGCAAATGGCTTATTTGATGCGTGATTTACCAAAAACCAGGCCGCTTCCCGACCAGCCCGTCCCCAGCGCAGCCATTGCCCAATTAACCCTGCCACGGGTTCGGGAAGTAGCGGCGCTCGCGGGTTGCGGCCTATACTTTGCGAATGAACGAAACAGTACATTCGCCACGGGCTGCCGCCGCTTCACCGGCGGAAAAATCCCGGGCGCCAGCGCGCAAAAGCCTGCGCAAGACGCCGGCCCCGGGGCCTGCGCCGTCCCGCACCAACGACCCGGCCCGCACCATGGCCGGCATCCTGGAGGTGGCGACGGCCGAGTTTTCCGAAAAGGGGCTGAGCGGCGCGCGCATCGACGAAATCGCGGCGGCCACCCAGACCAGCAAGCGCATGATTTACTACTATTTCGGCAGCAAGGAAGGCCTGTACCTGGCCGTGCTGGAAGAGTCGTACCGGCGCATGCGCAGCATCGAGGCCGGGCTCAAGCTGGACGACCTGCCGCCCGAGGACGCGCTGCGCCGCCTGGTGGGTTTCACCTTCGACCACCACCACGGCAACCAGGGCTACATCCGGCTGGTGATGGCCGAAAATATGGAGCGCGGCAGCTACCTGGCGCAGAGCAAGATCATCCAGGAACTCAATGTGCCGGCCATCGGCGCCATCGACAAGCTGTATGCGCGCGGCGTGGCGCAAGGCGTGTTCCGCGCCGGCCTGGACCCGACTGACATTCACGCCTCGATCTCGGCGCTGACGTTTTTCAATGTCTCCAACCAGCACACCTTCGGGCTGATCTTCAAGGGCGACACCCACTCGCCCGAAGCGCTGGCGGCGCGGCGCGGCAGCATCATCGAGATGATCGTGCGCTTCATGCGCGCGCCCTGATGCGGGCCTTGCCGCGCCGCGCCGTTGATCCGTCAACCCACCGATTCCATTTTCACTACCCGAAAGAGACCCGATGAACATCCTCATGCTGCACGGCATCAACCTCAACATGTTCGGCAAGCGCGACCCCAAGCAGTACGGCACCATCACGCTCGACGAGATCAATGCCCGCGTGGGCGCCCTGGGCCAGGAACTCGGCGCCACGGTCGAGGCCTTCCAGACCAACAGCGAAGGCGCGATGTGCGAGCGCATCCACCAGGCCCATGCCGACGGCGTGGACGCGGTGATGATCAACGCCGGCGCCTGGACGCACTACAGCTACGGCATCCGCGACGCGCTGGCGATTTTGACCTGTCCCATCGTCGAGCTGCACATGTCCAACATCCATGCGCGTGAGCCGTTCCGCCATGTGTCGGTGTTCGCCGAAATCGCCCGGGGCCAGATCTGCGGCTTTGGCGTGGACAGCTATTTGCTGGGCCTGCGCGCCGCGGTGTCCGCCGTCGAAGCGGGCCGGGTCTAAATACCGCTGGGCTAGCCAGCCCGGCACCACCGACCCGAATCCGGACACACACCGACCCGTGCGCCGTTCAGCCAGACTTGTTCCTCGTCCAGTCGCTGCGCGGTCGAAGGGTCGATGTCGAAGGCGATCCGAAGTGCGTTCCCGAGATGAGCCTCCTCGATGGGAAGCTCCCATGTCAGGAATACCTGGGTGCAATCCTTGTCGTCGGGGAAGTCCGCCACATCAAAGCCGCTGCTGCGGCGTGCAATGACGCCGTGCGGCTGGCCCGTATCGAAGATCACAGCCGTCCCCCTGGCCAGCGGGATTCGGTGGCCTGTCGAGGGAAAATGCAAGTCCAGGCCCCTGTCCTCGCTCAGGAAGAGATTGCAAAAGGCCATGCCGCCATAGCGTGCGCCGTCATGGTGGTACCTGG
This DNA window, taken from Polaromonas hydrogenivorans, encodes the following:
- a CDS encoding response regulator — translated: METFITYVVEDNPTVLSNLIEALSEIAHVKVTAHSATQSEASQWLERHHASWHLAIVDLFLKQGTGLGVLAACRNRQPYQKMVLLTNYATPEIRLRSVALGADAVFDKSTELDGLLAYCIKQTHKLMLENGQETQRNVLSHPRQSN
- the aroQ gene encoding type II 3-dehydroquinate dehydratase; its protein translation is MNILMLHGINLNMFGKRDPKQYGTITLDEINARVGALGQELGATVEAFQTNSEGAMCERIHQAHADGVDAVMINAGAWTHYSYGIRDALAILTCPIVELHMSNIHAREPFRHVSVFAEIARGQICGFGVDSYLLGLRAAVSAVEAGRV
- a CDS encoding VOC family protein gives rise to the protein MQVQPYLFFDGRCEEALDFYRAALGAEVTMLMRFRESPEPQPPGMCAPGSEDKVMHASFRIGETELMASDGRAMGQPEFKGFSLSVSPASDDEARKLFSALGDGGQVQMPLDKTFFASSFGMVADRFGVSWMVIVPLAPA
- a CDS encoding TetR/AcrR family transcriptional regulator, giving the protein MNETVHSPRAAAASPAEKSRAPARKSLRKTPAPGPAPSRTNDPARTMAGILEVATAEFSEKGLSGARIDEIAAATQTSKRMIYYYFGSKEGLYLAVLEESYRRMRSIEAGLKLDDLPPEDALRRLVGFTFDHHHGNQGYIRLVMAENMERGSYLAQSKIIQELNVPAIGAIDKLYARGVAQGVFRAGLDPTDIHASISALTFFNVSNQHTFGLIFKGDTHSPEALAARRGSIIEMIVRFMRAP
- a CDS encoding pirin family protein; protein product: MTQSPASANASTPVLQVKPLGFPWETLDPFLFCAYHDDAYPAANGQMGPAASLAGRDIGQDFSRKDGWSMYHGSAVPGFPAHPHRGFETVTIARKGLIDHADSLGAMARFGQGDVQWLTAGQGVVHSEMFPLLDEKGPNPLELFQIWLNLPARSKMAAPRFTMFWSQAIARLTALDADGRATEVAVIAGRLDAPDAGVAEPLPPPPDSWAAQPDADVAIWTIRMAPGARWTLPAASGKDTRRQLYFFKGASVAVAGQAVSPASAIELRANAAVELVNGPGEAEFLLLQGRPIGEPVAQYGPFVMNTQAEIRQTLADYQRTQFGGWPWPDSAPVHGREPARFARHPGGAEERPAESGTASDSATA
- a CDS encoding collagen-like protein, producing the protein MKYSLLLAALVAMLGLTACEKTTVTPPAAAPVVVVPGPAGPAGATGDTGATGSTGSTVAVPGATGATGATGATGNEGAAGSTGSTGYTGATGATGATGAEGTKGETGKTGGDTVVVVPAK